The proteins below come from a single Cupriavidus pauculus genomic window:
- the msrA gene encoding peptide-methionine (S)-S-oxide reductase MsrA produces MNVIATLQRRLRPTPARLAGLALLAALFGGVARPVLSSEPAVKIPAPVADEKPGASGPGRTQTAVFAGGCFWGVQGVFEHVKGVTRVTSGYAGGAANTAQYERVGTGTTGHAESVEIRYDPTQVSYGKLLQIFFSVAHNPTQLNYQGPDHGTQYRSAIFPTTPEQQTIAQNYIAQLGGAKSFGAPIVTRIEPNKGFYAAEDYHQDFLVKNPNHPYIVINDLPKVANLKTMFPDIYRDDAVLVSKRAM; encoded by the coding sequence ATGAACGTCATCGCCACACTGCAACGCCGGCTGCGCCCTACCCCCGCCCGGCTCGCCGGACTGGCATTGCTGGCCGCCTTGTTCGGCGGCGTCGCCAGACCGGTGCTATCGAGCGAACCCGCGGTCAAGATTCCCGCGCCGGTGGCCGACGAGAAGCCGGGCGCATCGGGCCCGGGCCGCACCCAGACCGCCGTCTTCGCGGGCGGCTGCTTCTGGGGCGTGCAGGGCGTGTTCGAACACGTAAAGGGCGTGACGCGCGTGACCTCGGGCTATGCCGGCGGCGCGGCGAACACCGCGCAGTACGAGCGCGTGGGCACGGGCACGACCGGCCATGCCGAGTCCGTGGAAATCCGCTACGACCCGACGCAGGTCAGCTACGGCAAGCTGCTGCAGATCTTTTTCTCGGTCGCGCATAACCCGACGCAACTGAACTACCAGGGTCCCGACCACGGCACGCAGTACCGCTCGGCCATCTTCCCGACCACGCCCGAACAGCAGACAATCGCGCAGAACTACATCGCCCAGCTTGGCGGCGCCAAATCCTTCGGCGCCCCGATCGTGACGCGCATCGAGCCCAACAAGGGCTTCTACGCCGCCGAGGACTACCATCAGGACTTTCTGGTCAAGAACCCGAACCATCCGTATATCGTGATCAACGACCTGCCGAAGGTCGCCAATCTGAAGACGATGTTCCCGGACATCTATCGCGACGATGCGGTGCTGGTGTCGAAGCGGGCGATGTGA